Genomic DNA from Carnobacterium gallinarum DSM 4847:
CAGCATTGTTAGTTTATGATCCTGAATTTGAAGGGAAAACTAAGTATTTACACGAAGCAATTCAACGACAAGCTACTGTGAAAGAGTATCCTTGTTATCTAATTGATTTTGATCAACTACAAAATAGTGTGATTGAGGAATGAAATTAGTTTTTTTTTGATAGAATTTTTGATACAATGAGATAAATCAATAAAATTGTGTTATAATGAAAAATGAGAGTATGAAAATGAGGTGTAACCATGGCAAATAGAAATTTAACTACAAAAGATATTTTACAAAAAGAATTTAAAACATCTATGCGCGGCTATAGTCCTGCTGAGGTTGATGAATTTTTAGACAATGTGATTCGTGACTATGAATCATATAACAAAGAATTTACGCAACTTAAGGCTGAAAATGAGCGTTTACTTAGTAAAGTAGATGAGCTAACAAAACAAGCAACTGTTACTAAACCTGCTTATTCAGCACAACAACCGAATACAACGGTAACTAATTTTGATATTTTAAAACGTCTATCTAATTTAGAAAGACACGTATTTGGTTCAAAATTAGACGATACAAACGAACTATAAAATAATCAACTTAACTAAATTTAAAACATTGTAAATTTTGGGTAATTGCGGTCTAGCTAGACTAGGCTGAGGAAAGTCCATGCTCGCACAAGCTGAGATGCTTGTAGTGTTCGTGCTTAGCGAAACAATAAGCTAAGGCCTTTATCAATTGATAAAGTAACGGCAGAAAAAAAGTGCTAAGGTTAATTTATTAACTATGCCTGAGTATTCTTGAAAAGTGCCACAGTGACGAAGCATTAATGGAAACGTTAATGGTGGAACGCGGTAAACCCCTCGAGCGAGCAACCCAAACTTTGGTAGGGGCACTCTTTCTAAGGAATTCAACGAGAGAAAGAGGCAAGTAATTGCAGACAGATAATTACCTCCGGATAAAACAGAACCTGACTTTTTATCTGAGACAGAACATGGCTTACAGAAATTTACAATTTCAGGAAAAGACTGGCTTCTTAGGAAGTCAGTCTTTTTTATTTTTTAATTACTCTTTTAGTTAAGTTTCTATGAAATTATAGAAGAAAAATGCTACAATAGGTAGGAACTGTTTAGAAATAGGCCTTTTTTCTTAAAAAGGACGTCTATTCTAATCAAATATTTGGAATAGAATTGAGGAATTTAAATGAAAAATTTTCAACTTGTTGCAACGGCAGCTAGTGGAATTGAGGCTTTGGTAGGAAAAGAAATCAAAGATTTAGGGTATAACTGTCAAGTCGAGAACGGTAAGGTTTTTTTTGAAGGAACTGAACGAGATATTGCTAAAACTAATTTATGGTTAAGAACAGCTGACCGTGTCAAAATTATTGTTGGTGAATTTAATGCCTATGAATTTGATGAATTATTTGAGAAAACAAAAGCTTTGCCTTGGGAAGATTTGTTGCCGATGGATGCACATTTTCCAGTAGCGGGTAAGTCGATTAAATCAAAGTTATTCAGTGTATCAGATTGTCAAGCGATTGTAAAAAAAGCAATTGTTAACCGCTTAAGCGAAGTCTATCATCGTAATACACGTTTACCAGAAACAGGTGCTTTGTATCAGTTAGAAGTTGCTTTATTAAAGGATAAAGTCACTTTAACCTTAGATACTACTGGACCAAGTCTATTTAAACGAGGGTACCGGACATCAAAAGGTGGCGCTCCCTTAAAAGAAAATATGGCAGCTGCATTAGTGATGCTAACTAGTTGGAGAAAAGATCGCCCATTTTATGATCCTGTTTGTGGTTCAGGTACGATTCCAATTGAAGCGGCTTTAATTGGTCATAACATTGCTCCTGGATTTAACCGTAGCTTTGCTTGTGAAGAGTGGGAATGGTTTGATGCAGCAATTTGGGCTGAGGTTCGTACCGAAGCAGAAGGTTTAGCTGACTATGATGTTGAATTAGATATTGTTGGAACAGATATTGATGGCTACATGATTGAAATTGCCAAAGAAAATGCAATTGAAGCAGGTTTAGCCGATAGTATTACCTTTAAACAAATGCAACTAAGCGATTTTACAACAGAGAAAAAATATGGTGTCATTGTGGCTAACCCGCCTTATGGGGAACGTTTAGGTGAAGAAGAGGCAGTTCATACCCTTTATCGTCAAATGGGAACAACATATCGTCCGTTGAAAACATGGAGTAAATATGTTTTAACGAGTGATTTAACATTTGAAAGTTTTTACGGCGAGAGAGCGACTAAAAAACGTAAACTATATAATGGTGCATTAAGAACAGATTTCTTCCAATATTGGGGAGAGCGTCCACCACGTGTACCACGTAAACAGGAGGATTAAGTATCATGAATGAACTAGTCAAGCAAGAACAAGGTTTTTTAGCTTTATTAAAAGAAATCTCGATTTTAAATGAAGTTGATGCGTTATTGGGCTGGGATGCGTTAACGGGAATGCCTGAAGCTTCAACACCACAGCGTTCTGAAGTGACTAGTTATATTGCTGGTTTAGCTTTTGAAAAATCTGTTTCATCTGAAATGGTTCATTATTTAACCTTTTTGACTCAACATTTGTCTGAATTAAATCCAGATACCCAAAAAATGGTGGAAAAAGTTCAAAAAGAGTATGATTTAAATCATAAAATTCCACAGACTGACTATCAAGAGTTTATTAAAGTAATTTCACAAGCAGATAGTGCGTGGCGTAAAGCTCGCGTAGCGAAAGACTTTAATCTGTTTAAACCTTCTTTAACTAAAATTATTGATTTTGAAAAGCAATTTATTGGATATTGGAAAAAAGATGAAAAAACACCATACGATGTTTTGCTAAATCAATATGAGCCAGGCATGACGGTTGAAATTTTAGACCAAGTATTTGGTGAACTTCGTGCGGGAATTCAAGAAATTTTAGCAAAAATTAAGGCCAAAGGAAAAATTCCACAGACTGATTTCTTAAGTCGATATATGAGTATTGAAAATCAACGTAAATTCAGTATAGCTGTAATCAAAAAAATGGGGTATCGTTTTGAAGCGGGTCGTTTAGATGATACTACCCATCCTTTTATGGAAAGTATGAATCGCAATGATGCTCGAATTACGACACGTTGGGATGAATATAATGCCAAAATGGCCATTTTTGGTATTATTCATGAAGCAGGCCATGGGATATACGAGCAAAATATTGCTGAACGTTTTGATTACACACCTTTAAAAGGTGGCGTATCAATGGGAATCCATGAATCACAATCTTTATTTTATGAGATTGTGATGGGGAGCGATCGTGATTTTTGGCAAGATAATTATAAATTATTGCAATCGTATGCTGAAGGAAAGCTAGATGATATTGATTTTGATACCTTTTATAAGGGACTACATGAAACTAAATCTTCTTTAATCCGAATTGAAGCAGATACTTTAACGTATCCATTGCATATTATTATCCGATATGAAATTGAAAAATTGATTTTTAATGAAGATGCAGCTATTGAAGATTTACCAGAACTATGGAATCAAAAATATCAAGAATACCTAGGAATTACACCTGATAATGATGCAGTTGGTATTTTACAAGATGTTCATTGGAGTGGGGGGAGCTTTGGTTATTTCCCTTCTTATGCACTAGGATTTATGTATGCTGCACAGTTGCAACAGGCAATGAAAAAGGACCTTGATTTGCCAAGTATTTATGCAACGGGTGATTATGAAGCAATTCGTCAATGGTTAACAGAGCATATTCATCAATTTGGTTCATCCAAAGAACCAAATGAATTGATTCTGGCTGCAACGGGTGAAGCTTTAACGCCTAAATATTTATTGGAATTACAAGATAAAATTTATCAAGAAGTTTACGACTATTAATAAAAAGCAAGAGCCAAAACATTTTTCGTTTTAGCTCTTGCTTTATTTTTTATTTTGATTGTCGTTGTGCTAAAAAGATTGTTGGTCCAAGAATTGAAAAAAAGAAGGCTGAAACAAAAATCGTATGAACGATATCAGATGCGACTTTGATTAAACTTAAGCTACCTAAAAGAGTTACAACGGAAGCCCAGATGGAACTAAGTCCGATAAATCGTGCAAATTTAAGTTGCTGTTGGATTTTTGCTTTGTTGGGATTGTTTTTAGAAACACGAAGGGGAATACGTAACGTTTTTCCGTTGTAGGTTAACACACCAATAATAAACAGAAAAAAAGAAATTCCGATAAGCCATGTAAGGATTTCAGTCATGGACGTAACTGGTGGATGTTTAAGTATAGTCATAAAGACAACTCCCTTCGATTATAAAAATTTATTCATCTAATAAACTTAGTATACCTTGTTTATTAGGCTGAATTCAATTAATACGCTTGTCATCCGATTTGTTTTAACCGTTCTTGCAGTGCTTGTCTAGCAAGATGATCGGCTCCTTTATTTTGATTTTCTGCTATCCAGTTAATAAAGGTTAGCTCAAATGGGGCTAAAAGAGCATTAATTTCAGTTAAATAAATCTGATAATTTTCTTTTTTTACATAATTTCGATCAACAGCAGTTGCCACAATTTTACTATCTGTATAGATCATCAATGTTTCATCGTGTAAATTTTGTTCTCTTAAATAAGATAAACCACAAATCAAAGCTTCAAATTCGGCTTCATGATTAGTTAGAATCGTTGGCAACGGGAAAGTAAGTTGTTTATAAATAGTATCGCTAATCACAACAACACCTGCGCCACTTGGTCCAGGATTTCCTTTTGTAGAGGCATCTGTATATAGTTTTAACATAATGAACTCCTTTAGTTTTATGAGTCTTATTTTATAGCTTTTTAAGAAGAAAAGCTAGTTTAAAAAGAGTATTGATAAAACAAGAGCTGCTATTCATGTATGTTACTTCAAGATAGCGAGGAAATCTATCGTGTTTTTGTTATTTTATTTATGACGAGAAGTAGGATGCTAATGATAAGATATTCCTAAGATTGATGGTTTCTATTTTTCTTAATGGCATCATTTTTTAAACTATGATACTATATAAAGAGCAGATTAATGTGAATGGGAGTGAGTACCGTTTTGAATTATTCAAACAAAAAAAGTTATCGTCTTTCTTTAGAGCCTGCTTATCAAGTTATTTATTGGTCTGTTTGCTCAACGATGTTTTTTATTAGTTTTATTGGTATTCTTGAATTACAACGGGCAAACGTAATCAGTATTGTTTTTGCACTTTTATTTATTATTGGTTTTTATGTAGGAATGGGATCTAGTGTGACGATTCGTCAAAATCGAATTTATTTAAACTATTTACGGGGAGTCAAAAAAAGTGATATTTCTATTGAGGAAATTGAGAAAATTAAAATTTATTATTGGGGACAAGATTTTTCTTTAAGAGAAAATTCTAAATCCTTTGAACTTTATTTTTTTAATAAGAGAAATAAGGCACATTTTTGGCAAGAATTCACTCAAAAATATCAAGAGATTCCAATCACTAAGGAAGAAAATACAGTCGCTTATTTGGAGAATTCATTACAGGCTGAAAAATAATTCTAACTATAAAGAATGTTTAGTTACAGGCAATAAGGTATCTTTTCCTAATTTATAAACGAATTTAAAGCGTGAATCAAAACATTTTATTCGTTTTGATTCACGCTTTTTTATTTGTATTTAAAGTCGTATTCTGTGGTAAAAATGTTTAAGAGGGATTAGTTGTTTTGCTCACTGGCTGTAACGTTTGTTGCTTGTGGGCCGCGTGTACCTTCAAGTACATTAAATTGTACAACTTGTCCTTCGCTTAAAGTTTTAAAGCCTTCACCTTCAATTCCAGTGAAATGGACAAAAAGATCTTCTCCATCATTGTACTCAATAAAACCGTATCCTTTTTCAGTACTGAACCATTTAACCGTTCCCTTTTGCTTATGTACATGCCCCCCTTAAATTCATAATATTGCCATCTGAAAATATAACAAATCGGATAGCTATCTATATTATAGAAATATTCATTAGCTACGTCAATTATAATCGATCATTATTTGAAAAAAAATTAGAGAAATTACTTTTCTGGTTCCTTTTTACTAGTTATCTATTGTATAATGAAATAATAACAGAATAAAAAAGAGAAATATCTCTTTAATGTTCGTAATTTAGCAAATGGAGGAG
This window encodes:
- the gpsB gene encoding cell division regulator GpsB encodes the protein MANRNLTTKDILQKEFKTSMRGYSPAEVDEFLDNVIRDYESYNKEFTQLKAENERLLSKVDELTKQATVTKPAYSAQQPNTTVTNFDILKRLSNLERHVFGSKLDDTNEL
- a CDS encoding THUMP domain-containing class I SAM-dependent RNA methyltransferase is translated as MKNFQLVATAASGIEALVGKEIKDLGYNCQVENGKVFFEGTERDIAKTNLWLRTADRVKIIVGEFNAYEFDELFEKTKALPWEDLLPMDAHFPVAGKSIKSKLFSVSDCQAIVKKAIVNRLSEVYHRNTRLPETGALYQLEVALLKDKVTLTLDTTGPSLFKRGYRTSKGGAPLKENMAAALVMLTSWRKDRPFYDPVCGSGTIPIEAALIGHNIAPGFNRSFACEEWEWFDAAIWAEVRTEAEGLADYDVELDIVGTDIDGYMIEIAKENAIEAGLADSITFKQMQLSDFTTEKKYGVIVANPPYGERLGEEEAVHTLYRQMGTTYRPLKTWSKYVLTSDLTFESFYGERATKKRKLYNGALRTDFFQYWGERPPRVPRKQED
- a CDS encoding carboxypeptidase M32, giving the protein MNELVKQEQGFLALLKEISILNEVDALLGWDALTGMPEASTPQRSEVTSYIAGLAFEKSVSSEMVHYLTFLTQHLSELNPDTQKMVEKVQKEYDLNHKIPQTDYQEFIKVISQADSAWRKARVAKDFNLFKPSLTKIIDFEKQFIGYWKKDEKTPYDVLLNQYEPGMTVEILDQVFGELRAGIQEILAKIKAKGKIPQTDFLSRYMSIENQRKFSIAVIKKMGYRFEAGRLDDTTHPFMESMNRNDARITTRWDEYNAKMAIFGIIHEAGHGIYEQNIAERFDYTPLKGGVSMGIHESQSLFYEIVMGSDRDFWQDNYKLLQSYAEGKLDDIDFDTFYKGLHETKSSLIRIEADTLTYPLHIIIRYEIEKLIFNEDAAIEDLPELWNQKYQEYLGITPDNDAVGILQDVHWSGGSFGYFPSYALGFMYAAQLQQAMKKDLDLPSIYATGDYEAIRQWLTEHIHQFGSSKEPNELILAATGEALTPKYLLELQDKIYQEVYDY
- a CDS encoding ribonuclease HI family protein, producing MLKLYTDASTKGNPGPSGAGVVVISDTIYKQLTFPLPTILTNHEAEFEALICGLSYLREQNLHDETLMIYTDSKIVATAVDRNYVKKENYQIYLTEINALLAPFELTFINWIAENQNKGADHLARQALQERLKQIG
- a CDS encoding EbsA family protein, encoding MNYSNKKSYRLSLEPAYQVIYWSVCSTMFFISFIGILELQRANVISIVFALLFIIGFYVGMGSSVTIRQNRIYLNYLRGVKKSDISIEEIEKIKIYYWGQDFSLRENSKSFELYFFNKRNKAHFWQEFTQKYQEIPITKEENTVAYLENSLQAEK